The DNA window CTTCCATTTGATAATCACGTTATCTGTTCTTTATGCTGAGAATAGAGCATCTGAACTGAATGGAAAGCTTGAGTCTCTCGGCATACATTTTGTTATTCATTTAGAAGAACCAATTAACTCAAGGTGCAAGTCGACAACTCAAAATAATCATTTTTGGCACCAAAATACTCGCCTAAGAGGAACAATCTGCCATCACCAATACGCTTCACGAGCACAAGGAGCTAAAGCTAGAGGTCAAAAGTATAAGAATCCTAGGCCCCCCAAAAAAAATCGATTAAAATGATGCAATATGGAAATGAAATAAAAGGTACAAACCTTTATGCTTGTAAAACAGATGATGTGGTTTTAGGATTTGTTATTTCCACAATCGACTTCCTCATTTGCTCCATCAAAGGAAGTGGTGCTATGGCCAGATGCTCCCAATTCATCTCCCGGAGGTGAGCTTTGCACAGAATATTTCACCGCATCCCTTGTAGCAACACTTTCTGTAATTTTATCTTCATCTACTGAGTATTGCACAGATTCTTTTACTTCTGGCTGAACGGGAAAAAGGGGGTCAAAAGCAGGCCTGTGTTGTTCTCCTGCATCCTTCAAATCATCCTCCAAATCATCATAGTCAAAATTCCGCAAAATGTTTGGAAGTGAAAAACCATTGTCCTCTGCAAGCCTAGTTCCCATTTCAATATCTATTTTCTCCTTTGAACTCATAATACCTTCCCCATTATTTGGAGTCCCAGATCCTGCAATCATCTCTTCATCCATCTCAATGAATGAACGGAATCTATTCATTGAAGGAGGGATTTTGGAGAAAAAAACTTCTTTGACATTCCAAATCATTCCTTTGTTATATGGGTTCTCCTTCTTATCATATCGGTACCGAAAGTTTTCATATGTTGTCTGTAACAAAACATGAATCACAGTACTAAAGTTAGATACAAATAGTCATAAAAATATTGCACATTCCAAATgactgaaaatgtttttggaaccaatccctTGCAAAAACGCAAGTAAATTCttgaaaaagcacttaaagtgcttcatggaagaagcacataactggtgcttttggaaccaaaaaacattttctctaaaagcacttttagtcattttaaaaacacatccaaacgagtATATGCAACTTTGGCCCAAATGCCATCGGCTAATATTTCCATAGGTAAGAAATCTTAGAGTGACAGAAAACCACTCAAGTTATATAATTTTAATCTTTAGCTTCAGTAAAGTTACCTGGTTTGTGCATATCAAGTAGGAATGGAAGAGTGTAAGGCCACCAACAAACCAGATTGCAATGAAACAGTACGTTAAAAGGAAATCCGACACAATGTCTTTCGAAAAAGCTATTCTGCCTCCTGTTTTAAATATGTTTATCCAAGAGAAGACAAAAACATATATGCACAGTATGGTTGAGGTTGATATGAACATGAAGAAAAACCGATAGTTACGCTGCAATCAAACATATAAGAGGACAGTTACTTTCTTAGCAAAAATTATGTAAAGATTTGGGCACCAAACAAATTGCAACCATCCAACTTGATATTCAATATAAGTTTATTCAATTATAATTgcttcaaaacaaattacttgtgtTTCACATGCTTGCAATATTCATGTTAAACATTGGACGACTAACTGGGAGACCTCAAGGACATTGTCAATAAAGAAAGAGTTGGGCCATTTTTCAGGGGATACATTATAGCTGGTAAACTTATCTATAAAATACCATTATGTTCGAAAGAGCAACTCACTAGCAAAATTATCAAGGACATGAGCAATGCATCCCAAAGCAAAGATATAGTATTCATAAGAATACCACATCTTACCTTCAAGCTTCAACACAATAACTTTATAAGTGGGACCTCTTTAGGAACTACTCCAGCATTTAGAAACAACTATTTTCTAAAGATACAGGAAATCCCATGCCCTGCATAAGAAGACCCAAGTCCTAGCAGCCTAACTCAATGATGGTTTAACATAGATACTGCATAACCAAATGGTTGGAGCTGCATTATAACGAAAGAAGCAACTTGGAAAGAGCAGAGGAAAATGCACTTCCTGAGAATCCCTCAACTAAGTTCACAGGTATAATTCTTGATTCCACCCAATGGGCCAACACAATAATTATAGTAACTGCCCGATTCTGCATTCCAAATTTGAGTGTTCAAACTTCAAACAATAAAGAAACCAGGACCGTCAAATTATTATTCTCATTTTGAACTTCAACACTGTTAGTATATAATAGATAACTCTTCTCAGCAAAGTTTCAATACCATCAAAGTACAACTTTGAAAAGATATATAGTGATGTAAGTGCCAATAAATAAAACCCAAGATATATTGAGATAGCTCAACTACACAGGTACAACACTGCAGTTCAATGTATTAAAAGGCGAAGGCGTAGGTGAGGCGTCCCATGGATAGCCCCGCCTAGGCGTGAGGCTTCGCCTCACGGTACctaaaattttattatatattgcatatataattatattttatagatatactttgtaaaacaaatataattataaCTAAATCAAAGATAATATCATCTTCTTCATTACTAAGTCTAGTTGTACTTAGAAACTATGTCATAAAGTCTTAAAATGtcgtaattatttattttattgtaagcAATTATACAGAACTTTAAAagaaataagggtgagtggccaCAATTATAGGGAATTTCAAGGAAAATAAAGGCTAAATGTCACAATTATAGGGAAATTCAAAAGGAAATAAAGGTTGAGTGGAGAAATTATAGGGAATTTACATGAAATAAAGGCTGAGTGGAGAAAGTATAGGGAATTTAAAAGGAAATAAAAGCTTAGTGGAGCAATTATTATAgggaatttaaaggaaaataaagGAAGAGTTAGAGTTGGAGttagactttgtcatttggagagagaaactctctctttcttctttgtttaaACTAGAACATCTCCTGCATTTTAGAAACAGACATGAATTTTGAAGGGAAAAAACGCCCAAGTTGAACGCCTGGGCTCGCTCCGACGCCGCTCTACACCCACCCCCACAAAACAGAGGCGAAAATCCAGCCTTCAAGGCCACCTAGGCGCAGCCCGAGGCGAGTTTTTTAAAACACTGAGTTAAATACACAATTTTTCAGCTTTTCCAATAGCAATTCATGACAGATCATACCTTTTGGTCTTTGATAAATTATATTTACTATAGTAAGCCAATCAAGTTCAGAAGAGTTAACAATATTCCAATTTCTCATCACAGGTGGCATAAACAGGGAAAGGTACACTGACAAGTTAataacttacaattccaatgcACTGACCAACCCATGGACAGTGATGATCAAATCTCTGAACGCAATTGTTGCAGATAGAACAGTGAGATACGCGGGGAGGGCGATAAAGCAAACAAGTATCGCAATACTTCACTTTTACTGTGTGACCATTTACAACAACATCTTTTGTTCGAGGTAGTTTCAAATGAGGTGTTCTTTCATTAACCCACTCCATGGATGGGGTAGCTAGATCAAATGCTTCATCTGATTCTGGAGGCCTTGAATTTCGAGGGATTATTCCAGGATCCCTACCAGAAGTCAAGAAGAGAAAGGTTAAATCCTGCACAGAAATGAGATAAATGTCAGATTTATGTTTAAAAATACTAGAAGAATCAGAATTGTAAGAATAGAGTGTTAAATTAGTTTATCGTGTGACTAAAACCATTTAGTCATTATCAAGATAATGCTGTCGTTGGAATACAATCCAAGTGTCTGCTGGCTCAGATCCACGACCACAACAAAAGGGAAAGAGATTCCATGTACCAGAAATTTTAACAAGTTAACATGCAGTATGCACAAAACTGATATTGTACATGTAATAGAAAAGAATCCACaatacaaaagaaagaaaacacattCCAAGGCTGATTCGAAAATTGGAGGTCTTCTGTTATCATTTGAGGATTAGGAACTTCTTGCTTATAAGTTTCTCTTTCAAATTTTAGTGCATTGTCTAAGGAGATAATCTTGCATGATGTAATCCATTAAAAGCTTTGAGCTTAATAATCTAATTAACCATATCCTTGATAACATCTTTGGTGCTCTCTTCCAAGTGTGATATACTTTCACCCTTCAATAGTTGAAGCTTATATTGACTCAGACTGGATTATTTAGTAGTTTTAAAGATGGAGGCAGAAAAAACAATGGTAAAAGTATTGAGCCATCAAATGTCAGCGTGCAGTTTTGATTGTATAGATTGCCAtcaaataaaaatcaaaactcATACTTCCTTCGCAAGACCCAGGTTTCACAGGACAGCCACCAGTAATGTCATTTCTAGTGAAATGGAGGACAATGTAAATGGTTGTTCAGTATTTAATcgttttgatgattttgatgTTGTAATAATTGCTTTCCCTTTACCTTCAAGACGGAAGTTATCCTATGGATGTTGCTATTAATTCGAACGTAATAATTTGAGTTTCAAAAATGACTTGGCCAAATTTGGTAAACTAATAAAGTCGTAAGCTATCTCATAAGAAATAGTGAAATAGGTCATGCAAATAGCCATACTAATTGCcgatagaaaaaagaaaaaaatgcataATAAATAATAACATACTTACCAAAATTGTAAGGACTGAGCCAATAGCTAATACAGGAAGCCATAGATCGTCATTCTTGTGattcccattttttattttaaaataaacctTCAAACAGAAGGCAACTGCTGGGCCGGCTACAAGGAGTGTAGATAGAAGAAGAGATGCCACATCAGGACCAAAAATTAATCTCCCGCCACAGAAAAACTTCTGATAAAACCAATAAAAATTCCCATCAGTGCAAGTACACCAAACTGGATTGGAGTTTTAGCAATATTCCACCAGTCATACTACTGGCATATCATAAACCGAAAGAATAGTCCATAAAATATTCTGTTAGGAAAGTATTTCATGTAATGATCAATTGTGCCACATCAAGTACTGAACAATAAAATTCAATATTATACAACTTGAATTAATACGTGCATTCATATATCCACAGATATAAAGGAAAGGAGTAAAATATGCAGCATGATACGATAAATACAAGTAGTTTGAATGtgtttagatttaaatttagtttttctTGTTCTTCACTGATATAGGGTACAACAAATCAATTCCACAAGCCATATTTTCTTCTGACTACATTTTTCAAAGGCTACTGATGAATCATATATGACACTACAATCTATCAACAATGGGTTGCGGAGGTAGGTTTTAAATTTGGGGCACAGTTTAAGGCCTCGTTTTGTCTCTAGGACTGAATTGGGATGGATAACCAATTATATTGAAGGTATGTTGAAGAACGAAATGAAAAATTATGTCCAACTTGAAGGTGGAAGATGGATTAATTATTAAGGAAACTTATCCCTTAGAATCCCCCTAAGAACGGAGGATTAGAAGGGAGAAGTTCCCTTCACGTTTAATTTCCGTCAAAATGAAATATCATTCGCCTCTACCTTTAATATACCTTGAATTTTATagttatccaatccaatccaatcataGAGACCAAACAAGGTCTAAAAGTATAGGATCTCAATATACGTTTACACTATATAGGTTCCACAGGTGTCGAGAAATTGGAGGGAGCCAAAGGCATCTCCAGGCATATGAATAGCTCCGCCCCTGCTACCATATTATATTATACATAAAAAGGTCGTATCCAGTGTACAAGGCTCCCATATTATATTATACATATCTTTATCTATTTCTCAGTAGATATGTAGCTGGTGGGCAAATTCTTGCTCAGAAGTCAGAACAATAAAAATTCACTCGATAAAAAGTAACCACACTAGAGCAAACACATGATGAAAGAAAGTAAATACACAACCTTATTAACATGAACTCGAAACTCTGGACCTTGACCGAGAAGATATTTATCTGTTTAATCAAGTAAAAGTAGTGTAGCTAGAGAAAGGAAGTATCTTAAGGGAAAGCAACCGCTGCAactcaaatttaaagaaaaaagcacacaaaaagaaagaggaaatgaAAATCAATCACAAAGGGAATTACCATAAAGTCATAACCTCATCATCTTCTTTCAAATTGGAACAAAAGAAGGAACACGAAATGATAAGGTAATTGAATTGATGTTGATAAAAAAGCAgtcaaaagtgaaaaaaaagtgAACccaattgagagagagagagactcacATTGCTTCCTTTCCAAACTTGGTAGagcctattttttttattctgtgCCATACCCAGCTGCCCAGAAATGTTGTGTTCTCTCAACTCCTACA is part of the Malus domestica chromosome 12, GDT2T_hap1 genome and encodes:
- the LOC114822993 gene encoding probable protein S-acyltransferase 4 — translated: MAQNKKNRLYQVWKGSNKFFCGGRLIFGPDVASLLLSTLLVAGPAVAFCLKVYFKIKNGNHKNDDLWLPVLAIGSVLTILDLTFLFLTSGRDPGIIPRNSRPPESDEAFDLATPSMEWVNERTPHLKLPRTKDVVVNGHTVKVKYCDTCLLYRPPRVSHCSICNNCVQRFDHHCPWVGQCIGIRNYRFFFMFISTSTILCIYVFVFSWINIFKTGGRIAFSKDIVSDFLLTYCFIAIWFVGGLTLFHSYLICTNQTTYENFRYRYDKKENPYNKGMIWNVKEVFFSKIPPSMNRFRSFIEMDEEMIAGSGTPNNGEGIMSSKEKIDIEMGTRLAEDNGFSLPNILRNFDYDDLEDDLKDAGEQHRPAFDPLFPVQPEVKESVQYSVDEDKITESVATRDAVKYSVQSSPPGDELGASGHSTTSFDGANEEVDCGNNKS